A single window of Oreochromis aureus strain Israel breed Guangdong linkage group 5, ZZ_aureus, whole genome shotgun sequence DNA harbors:
- the LOC116315084 gene encoding transcription factor HES-5-like: MAPTTAAPMTTSTDHLTLTHKLRKPLVEKLRRERINTCIEQLKSLLGPEFLKQQPDSKLEKADILEMTVCLLAQLQLQKNLVTHSNKLQTASDEKLREVDLCLLSSTAQTSITQCSLERKDNSDLWRPW; encoded by the exons ATGGCACctacaactgctgcaccaatgACCACTTCAACGGATCATTTGACTCTGACCCACAAG CTCAGAAAGCCTCTGGTGGAGAAGTTACGCAGAGAGCGAATCAACACCTGCATTGAGCAGCTCAAGTCTCTCCTGGGTCCAGAGTTCCTCAAACAGCAGCCAGACTCCAAACTGGAGAAGGCAGACATCCTGGAGATGACCGTTTGCTTACTGGCACAGCTACAGCTGCAGAAAAACCTGGTGACCCACTCCAACAAGCTGCAGACTGCCTCTGATGAGAAGCTGAGGGAAGTTGACCTTTGTCTTCTGAGCTCCACAGCTCAGACCAGCATCACCCAATGCTCTCTGGAGAGAAAAGACAACAGCGACCTCTGGAGGCCATGGTAG
- the LOC116315055 gene encoding transcription factor HES-5-like: MTPTTTAEMTSSQDLTLNHKLRKPLVEKLRRERINTCIEQLKSLLVPEFLKQQPDSKLEKADILEMTVCFLKELQHQRNLLTHCNKLQTASDEKLKEADFSILSSTVQTSITQCSLETKDNRRRPW, encoded by the exons ATGACACCGACAACCACTGCAGAAATGACCAGTTCTCAGGATCTGACTCTGAATCACAAG CTCAGAAAGCCTCTGGTGGAGAAGTTACGCAGAGAGCGAATCAACACCTGCATTGAGCAGCTCAAGTCTCTCCTGGTTCCAGAGTTCCTCAAACAGCAGCCAGACTCCAAACTGGAGAAGGCAGACATCCTGGAGATGACCGTTTGCTTCCTGAAAGAGCTACAGCATCAGAGAAACCTGCTAACGCACTGCAACAAGCTGCAGACTGCCTCTGATGAGAAGCTGAAAGAAGCTGACTTCTCTATTCTGAGCTCCACAGTTCAGACCAGCATCACCCAATGCTCTCTGGAGACAAAAGACAACAGGAGGAGGCCGTGGTAG
- the LOC116315039 gene encoding enhancer of split mdelta protein-like, whose amino-acid sequence MAPKVTAAMTNTQDHLTLTHKLTKPLVEKLRRERINTCIEQLKSLLGPEFLKQQPDSKLEKADILEVTVCFLTQLQQQNQQQRNLLNSFSKLQTASDEKLREDDLFPLTSTVQTSIMKDNSALWRPW is encoded by the exons ATGGCACCTAAAGTCACTGCAGCAATGACCAATACTCAGGACCATCTGACACTGACTCACAAG CTCACAAAGCCTCTGGTGGAGAAGTTACGCAGAGAACGAATCAACACCTGCATTGAGCAGCTCAAGTCTCTCCTGGGTCCAGAGTTCCTGAAACAGCAGCCAGACTCCAAACTGGAGAAGGCAGACATCCTGGAGGTGACCGTTTGCTTCCTGAcacagctacagcagcagaaccaGCAGCAGAGAAACCTGCTGAACAGCTTCAGCAAGCTGCAGACTGCTTCTGATGAGAAGCTAAGAGAGGATGACCTCTTTCCTCTGACTTCCACAGTCCAGACAAGCATCATGAAAGACAACAGCGCCCTGTGGAGGCCATGGTAG
- the LOC116315082 gene encoding transcription factor HES-5-like — protein MAPTVTAAMTGSQEHPTLTHKLRKPLVEKLRRERINSSIEQLKSLLGPEFLKQQPDSKLEKADILEMTVCFLRRLQQQRQAVNSATVDQGYSRCVQEMVHFLSKDEVKTQSQRRLLNHVNNLHASSNKNLREANLSSSTVQTSIIKDKSPVSTALWRPW, from the exons ATGGCACCTACTGTCACTGCGGCAATGACCGGTTCTCAGGAGCATCCAACTCTGACCCACAAG CTCAGAAAGCCTCTGGTGGAGAAGTTACGCAGAGAGCGAATTAACAGCAGCATTGAGCAGCTCAAGTCTCTCCTGGGACCAGAGTTCCTGAAACAACAGCCAGACTCCAAACTGGAGAAGGCAGACATCCTggagatgactgtttgcttccTGAGACGACTGCAGCAGCAGCGTCAAGCTGTGAACTCTGCAACAGTCGATCAGGGCTACTCCAGGTGTGTCCAAGAAATGGTCCATTTCCTGTCCAAAGATGAGGTGAAGACTCAGTCCCAGAGAAGACTGCTGAACCATGTCAACAACCTGCATGCTTCTTCTAATAAGAACCTGAGAGAGGCCAACTTATCTAGCTCCACAGTCCAGACGAGCATCATCAAAGATAAAAGTCCAGTCAGCACTGCTCTATGGAGACCTTGGTAG
- the pank4 gene encoding 4'-phosphopantetheine phosphatase isoform X2 produces the protein MAECGRVDSNTSHTMDKSITLPPDEIFRNLENAKRFAIDIGGSLTKLAYYSTVQHKVAKVRSFDHTAKEAAGDKLYEISMQEEVTARLHFIKFENAYIETCLDFIKDHLVNTETKVIKATGGGAHKFKELIERKLGLKVDKEDEMTCLIKGCNFVLRNIPHEAFVYAKHADSEFRFQTTNPDIFPYLLVNIGSGVSIVKVESEDKFERIGGSSIGGGTFWGLGALLTKTKRFDELLQLASKGQHASVDMLVKDIYGGSYGYLGLTGDLIASSFGKSATADKEFSKEDMAKSLLHMISNDIGQLACLYAKLHNLSRVYFGGFFIRGHPVTMHTITYSINFFTKGEVQALFLRHEGYLGAIGAFLKGAEEDNPNQYSWGENYAGSSGLMSVSPDMNPMQRARSGTFDMLEMDRLERQLVNLPLLQDPSSYIPDTVDLTEDAPAREYWLYCFEEALDGVVKRAVASQPDMPEAALRAEKFRQKYRHKLQTLRQQPFAYGSLTVRSLLDTREHCLNEFNFPDPYSKIKQRENDIALKYYQKAVKSLDELSWEEKQFALVRGVLAGNVFDWGAKAVSDVLESDPEFGFEEAKRQLEERPWLIDSYDQWLERLKGPPHKCALFFVDNSGVDIILGVMPFVRELLSRGTEVVLASNSGPALNDVTNGELQILTERIAAMDPVIEAGLREDRLLLVQSGSSSPCLDLSRLDKVLAMVVRERQTDLVIIEGMGRAIHTNYYAMLSCESLKMAVIKNSWLADRLGGKLFSVVFKYEVPVGKPNKDCGAFSPC, from the exons ATGGCGGAATGTGGTCGAGTTGACAGCAACACAAGTCACACCATGGATAAAAGCATTACTCTTCCTCCCGATGAAATCTTCCGCAATTTGGAAAACGCAAAGCGCTTCGCCATAGATATCG GTGGCTCTTTGACAAAGCTTGCTTACTACTCAACTGTCCAGCACAAGGTGGCCAAAGTGCGATCATTCGACCACACTGCAAAG GAGGCTGCTGGTGACAAGCTGTATGAAATATCAATGCAGGAGGAGGTGACGGCACGCCTGCACTTTATCAAGTTTGAAAATGCTTACATCGAAACATGCTTGGACTTCATTAAAGACCATCTAGTTAACACTGAAACCAAAGTTATCAAAGCCACAGGTGGAGGGGCACACAAGTTCAAAGAGCTAATCGAGAGGAAACTGGGACTCAA AGTGGACAAAGAGGATGAGATGACATGCCTCATCAAGGGCTGTAATTTTGTACTGAGGAACATACCACACGAGGCTTTCGTGTACGCCAAGCATGCCGACTCAGAATTCCGCTTTCAGACGACTAATCCAGACATCTTTCCTTACCTGCTGGTAAACATCGGCTCCGGGGTGTCCATAGTTAag GTTGAATCAGAGGACAAATTTGAGAGAATAGGAGGAAGCTCGATAGGTGGAGGGACATTCTGGGGACTTGGAGCCCTTCTCACCAAAACAAAG AGATTTGATGAGCTGCTACAGTTGGCCTCGAAAGGTCAGCATGCAAGTGTTGATATGCTTGTTAAAGATATCTATGGAGGATCATACGGGTATTTGGGCCTGACTGGAGATCTTATAGCGAGCAGTTTTGGGAAGTCTGCTACTGCTGACAAAG AGTTTTCTAAAGAAGACATGGCCAAGAGTTTACTCCATATGATCAGCAATGACATTGGGCAGCTGGCCTGTCTTTATGCCAAGCTTCACAACCTGTCCAGAGTGTATTTTGGAGGATTCTTTATTAGAGGACACCCTGTTACCATGCACACAATCACCTATAGCATAAACTTCTTTACCAAG GGTGAAGTTCAGGCCTTGTTTTTGAGACATGAAGGTTATTTGGGAGCCATTGGAGCCTTTCTTAAAGGAGCAGAGGAAGACA ATCCAAACCAGTATAGTTGGGGTGAGAATTACGCAGGTAGCTCAGGTCTGATGAGCGTTTCTCCTGACATGAATCCTATGCAACGTGCTCGTAGTGGAACG TTTGACATGTTGGAGATGGACCGTCTGGAGAGGCAACTGGTGAATCTGCCTCTGCTGCAAGACCCTTCCTCTTACATCCCTGACACTGTGGACCTCACAGAGGATGCTCCGGCCCGTGAATACTGGCTATACTGCTTCGAAGAGGCCCTAGATGGG GTGGTTAAGAGAGCTGTAGCGAGTCAGCCTGACATGCCGGAGGCAGCCCTGCGTGCTGAGAAGTTCCGTCAGAAATACAGACACAAGCTTCAGACTCTTCGTCAACAGCCATT TGCTTATGGATCCCTCACTGTCAGAAGTCTGTTAGACACGAGGGAACACTGTTTAAACGAGTTCAACTTTCCTGATCCCTACTCTAAG ATTAAACAGAGGGAGAATGACATTGCTCTCAAGTACTATCAAAAGGCAGTGAAGTCCTTGGATGAGCTGAGCTGGGAGGAGAAACAGTTTGCCCTAGTCCGGGGTGTCCTGGCTGGGAATGTCTTCGACTGGGGAGCCAAGGCTGTGTCAGA CGTCCTGGAATCTGACCCCGAGTTTGGGTTTGAGGAGGCTAAACGACAGCTGGAAG AGCGGCCATGGCTCATTGATTCCTATGACCAGTGGCTTGAAAGACTAAAG GGTCCTCCTCATAAGTGTGCCTTGTTTTTCGTAGATAATAGTGGAGTAGACATCATTCTAGGAGTGATGCCTTTTGTAAGAGAGCTTCTCTCTCGAGGAACAGAG GTGGTATTGGCCAGCAACTCTGGTCCAGCTTTGAATGACGTGACGAATGGTGAACTGCAGATACTGACAGAAAGAATTGCTGCTATGGATCCCGTCATTGA gGCTGGTCTGAGAGAagacaggctgctgctggtgcagAGCGGTTCCAGTTCTCCGTGTTTGGATCTGAG CCGCCTGGACAAAGTTTTGGCGATGGTTGTGCGGGAGCGGCAGACCGACCTGGTGATCATCGAGGGAATGGGTCGAGCCATTCACACCAACTACTACGCCATGCTCAGCTGCGAGAGCCTCAAGATGGCCGTTATCAAAAACTCGTGGCTGGCCGACCGACTGGGGGGAAAACTGTTCAGCGTGGTCTTCAAGTATGAAGTACCAGTCGGGAAACCAAACAAGGACTGCGGTGCTTTTTCTCCCTGCTGA
- the pank4 gene encoding 4'-phosphopantetheine phosphatase isoform X1: protein MAECGRVDSNTSHTMDKSITLPPDEIFRNLENAKRFAIDIGGSLTKLAYYSTVQHKVAKVRSFDHTAKEAAGDKLYEISMQEEVTARLHFIKFENAYIETCLDFIKDHLVNTETKVIKATGGGAHKFKELIERKLGLKVDKEDEMTCLIKGCNFVLRNIPHEAFVYAKHADSEFRFQTTNPDIFPYLLVNIGSGVSIVKVESEDKFERIGGSSIGGGTFWGLGALLTKTKRFDELLQLASKGQHASVDMLVKDIYGGSYGYLGLTGDLIASSFGKSATADKEFSKEDMAKSLLHMISNDIGQLACLYAKLHNLSRVYFGGFFIRGHPVTMHTITYSINFFTKGEVQALFLRHEGYLGAIGAFLKGAEEDNPNQYSWGENYAGSSGLMSVSPDMNPMQRARSGTFPFDMLEMDRLERQLVNLPLLQDPSSYIPDTVDLTEDAPAREYWLYCFEEALDGVVKRAVASQPDMPEAALRAEKFRQKYRHKLQTLRQQPFAYGSLTVRSLLDTREHCLNEFNFPDPYSKIKQRENDIALKYYQKAVKSLDELSWEEKQFALVRGVLAGNVFDWGAKAVSDVLESDPEFGFEEAKRQLEERPWLIDSYDQWLERLKGPPHKCALFFVDNSGVDIILGVMPFVRELLSRGTEVVLASNSGPALNDVTNGELQILTERIAAMDPVIEAGLREDRLLLVQSGSSSPCLDLSRLDKVLAMVVRERQTDLVIIEGMGRAIHTNYYAMLSCESLKMAVIKNSWLADRLGGKLFSVVFKYEVPVGKPNKDCGAFSPC from the exons ATGGCGGAATGTGGTCGAGTTGACAGCAACACAAGTCACACCATGGATAAAAGCATTACTCTTCCTCCCGATGAAATCTTCCGCAATTTGGAAAACGCAAAGCGCTTCGCCATAGATATCG GTGGCTCTTTGACAAAGCTTGCTTACTACTCAACTGTCCAGCACAAGGTGGCCAAAGTGCGATCATTCGACCACACTGCAAAG GAGGCTGCTGGTGACAAGCTGTATGAAATATCAATGCAGGAGGAGGTGACGGCACGCCTGCACTTTATCAAGTTTGAAAATGCTTACATCGAAACATGCTTGGACTTCATTAAAGACCATCTAGTTAACACTGAAACCAAAGTTATCAAAGCCACAGGTGGAGGGGCACACAAGTTCAAAGAGCTAATCGAGAGGAAACTGGGACTCAA AGTGGACAAAGAGGATGAGATGACATGCCTCATCAAGGGCTGTAATTTTGTACTGAGGAACATACCACACGAGGCTTTCGTGTACGCCAAGCATGCCGACTCAGAATTCCGCTTTCAGACGACTAATCCAGACATCTTTCCTTACCTGCTGGTAAACATCGGCTCCGGGGTGTCCATAGTTAag GTTGAATCAGAGGACAAATTTGAGAGAATAGGAGGAAGCTCGATAGGTGGAGGGACATTCTGGGGACTTGGAGCCCTTCTCACCAAAACAAAG AGATTTGATGAGCTGCTACAGTTGGCCTCGAAAGGTCAGCATGCAAGTGTTGATATGCTTGTTAAAGATATCTATGGAGGATCATACGGGTATTTGGGCCTGACTGGAGATCTTATAGCGAGCAGTTTTGGGAAGTCTGCTACTGCTGACAAAG AGTTTTCTAAAGAAGACATGGCCAAGAGTTTACTCCATATGATCAGCAATGACATTGGGCAGCTGGCCTGTCTTTATGCCAAGCTTCACAACCTGTCCAGAGTGTATTTTGGAGGATTCTTTATTAGAGGACACCCTGTTACCATGCACACAATCACCTATAGCATAAACTTCTTTACCAAG GGTGAAGTTCAGGCCTTGTTTTTGAGACATGAAGGTTATTTGGGAGCCATTGGAGCCTTTCTTAAAGGAGCAGAGGAAGACA ATCCAAACCAGTATAGTTGGGGTGAGAATTACGCAGGTAGCTCAGGTCTGATGAGCGTTTCTCCTGACATGAATCCTATGCAACGTGCTCGTAGTGGAACG TTTCCT TTTGACATGTTGGAGATGGACCGTCTGGAGAGGCAACTGGTGAATCTGCCTCTGCTGCAAGACCCTTCCTCTTACATCCCTGACACTGTGGACCTCACAGAGGATGCTCCGGCCCGTGAATACTGGCTATACTGCTTCGAAGAGGCCCTAGATGGG GTGGTTAAGAGAGCTGTAGCGAGTCAGCCTGACATGCCGGAGGCAGCCCTGCGTGCTGAGAAGTTCCGTCAGAAATACAGACACAAGCTTCAGACTCTTCGTCAACAGCCATT TGCTTATGGATCCCTCACTGTCAGAAGTCTGTTAGACACGAGGGAACACTGTTTAAACGAGTTCAACTTTCCTGATCCCTACTCTAAG ATTAAACAGAGGGAGAATGACATTGCTCTCAAGTACTATCAAAAGGCAGTGAAGTCCTTGGATGAGCTGAGCTGGGAGGAGAAACAGTTTGCCCTAGTCCGGGGTGTCCTGGCTGGGAATGTCTTCGACTGGGGAGCCAAGGCTGTGTCAGA CGTCCTGGAATCTGACCCCGAGTTTGGGTTTGAGGAGGCTAAACGACAGCTGGAAG AGCGGCCATGGCTCATTGATTCCTATGACCAGTGGCTTGAAAGACTAAAG GGTCCTCCTCATAAGTGTGCCTTGTTTTTCGTAGATAATAGTGGAGTAGACATCATTCTAGGAGTGATGCCTTTTGTAAGAGAGCTTCTCTCTCGAGGAACAGAG GTGGTATTGGCCAGCAACTCTGGTCCAGCTTTGAATGACGTGACGAATGGTGAACTGCAGATACTGACAGAAAGAATTGCTGCTATGGATCCCGTCATTGA gGCTGGTCTGAGAGAagacaggctgctgctggtgcagAGCGGTTCCAGTTCTCCGTGTTTGGATCTGAG CCGCCTGGACAAAGTTTTGGCGATGGTTGTGCGGGAGCGGCAGACCGACCTGGTGATCATCGAGGGAATGGGTCGAGCCATTCACACCAACTACTACGCCATGCTCAGCTGCGAGAGCCTCAAGATGGCCGTTATCAAAAACTCGTGGCTGGCCGACCGACTGGGGGGAAAACTGTTCAGCGTGGTCTTCAAGTATGAAGTACCAGTCGGGAAACCAAACAAGGACTGCGGTGCTTTTTCTCCCTGCTGA
- the pank4 gene encoding 4'-phosphopantetheine phosphatase isoform X3 has protein sequence MKYQCRRRVDKEDEMTCLIKGCNFVLRNIPHEAFVYAKHADSEFRFQTTNPDIFPYLLVNIGSGVSIVKVESEDKFERIGGSSIGGGTFWGLGALLTKTKRFDELLQLASKGQHASVDMLVKDIYGGSYGYLGLTGDLIASSFGKSATADKEFSKEDMAKSLLHMISNDIGQLACLYAKLHNLSRVYFGGFFIRGHPVTMHTITYSINFFTKGEVQALFLRHEGYLGAIGAFLKGAEEDNPNQYSWGENYAGSSGLMSVSPDMNPMQRARSGTFPFDMLEMDRLERQLVNLPLLQDPSSYIPDTVDLTEDAPAREYWLYCFEEALDGVVKRAVASQPDMPEAALRAEKFRQKYRHKLQTLRQQPFAYGSLTVRSLLDTREHCLNEFNFPDPYSKIKQRENDIALKYYQKAVKSLDELSWEEKQFALVRGVLAGNVFDWGAKAVSDVLESDPEFGFEEAKRQLEERPWLIDSYDQWLERLKGPPHKCALFFVDNSGVDIILGVMPFVRELLSRGTEVVLASNSGPALNDVTNGELQILTERIAAMDPVIEAGLREDRLLLVQSGSSSPCLDLSRLDKVLAMVVRERQTDLVIIEGMGRAIHTNYYAMLSCESLKMAVIKNSWLADRLGGKLFSVVFKYEVPVGKPNKDCGAFSPC, from the exons ATGAAATATCAATGCAGGAGGAG AGTGGACAAAGAGGATGAGATGACATGCCTCATCAAGGGCTGTAATTTTGTACTGAGGAACATACCACACGAGGCTTTCGTGTACGCCAAGCATGCCGACTCAGAATTCCGCTTTCAGACGACTAATCCAGACATCTTTCCTTACCTGCTGGTAAACATCGGCTCCGGGGTGTCCATAGTTAag GTTGAATCAGAGGACAAATTTGAGAGAATAGGAGGAAGCTCGATAGGTGGAGGGACATTCTGGGGACTTGGAGCCCTTCTCACCAAAACAAAG AGATTTGATGAGCTGCTACAGTTGGCCTCGAAAGGTCAGCATGCAAGTGTTGATATGCTTGTTAAAGATATCTATGGAGGATCATACGGGTATTTGGGCCTGACTGGAGATCTTATAGCGAGCAGTTTTGGGAAGTCTGCTACTGCTGACAAAG AGTTTTCTAAAGAAGACATGGCCAAGAGTTTACTCCATATGATCAGCAATGACATTGGGCAGCTGGCCTGTCTTTATGCCAAGCTTCACAACCTGTCCAGAGTGTATTTTGGAGGATTCTTTATTAGAGGACACCCTGTTACCATGCACACAATCACCTATAGCATAAACTTCTTTACCAAG GGTGAAGTTCAGGCCTTGTTTTTGAGACATGAAGGTTATTTGGGAGCCATTGGAGCCTTTCTTAAAGGAGCAGAGGAAGACA ATCCAAACCAGTATAGTTGGGGTGAGAATTACGCAGGTAGCTCAGGTCTGATGAGCGTTTCTCCTGACATGAATCCTATGCAACGTGCTCGTAGTGGAACG TTTCCT TTTGACATGTTGGAGATGGACCGTCTGGAGAGGCAACTGGTGAATCTGCCTCTGCTGCAAGACCCTTCCTCTTACATCCCTGACACTGTGGACCTCACAGAGGATGCTCCGGCCCGTGAATACTGGCTATACTGCTTCGAAGAGGCCCTAGATGGG GTGGTTAAGAGAGCTGTAGCGAGTCAGCCTGACATGCCGGAGGCAGCCCTGCGTGCTGAGAAGTTCCGTCAGAAATACAGACACAAGCTTCAGACTCTTCGTCAACAGCCATT TGCTTATGGATCCCTCACTGTCAGAAGTCTGTTAGACACGAGGGAACACTGTTTAAACGAGTTCAACTTTCCTGATCCCTACTCTAAG ATTAAACAGAGGGAGAATGACATTGCTCTCAAGTACTATCAAAAGGCAGTGAAGTCCTTGGATGAGCTGAGCTGGGAGGAGAAACAGTTTGCCCTAGTCCGGGGTGTCCTGGCTGGGAATGTCTTCGACTGGGGAGCCAAGGCTGTGTCAGA CGTCCTGGAATCTGACCCCGAGTTTGGGTTTGAGGAGGCTAAACGACAGCTGGAAG AGCGGCCATGGCTCATTGATTCCTATGACCAGTGGCTTGAAAGACTAAAG GGTCCTCCTCATAAGTGTGCCTTGTTTTTCGTAGATAATAGTGGAGTAGACATCATTCTAGGAGTGATGCCTTTTGTAAGAGAGCTTCTCTCTCGAGGAACAGAG GTGGTATTGGCCAGCAACTCTGGTCCAGCTTTGAATGACGTGACGAATGGTGAACTGCAGATACTGACAGAAAGAATTGCTGCTATGGATCCCGTCATTGA gGCTGGTCTGAGAGAagacaggctgctgctggtgcagAGCGGTTCCAGTTCTCCGTGTTTGGATCTGAG CCGCCTGGACAAAGTTTTGGCGATGGTTGTGCGGGAGCGGCAGACCGACCTGGTGATCATCGAGGGAATGGGTCGAGCCATTCACACCAACTACTACGCCATGCTCAGCTGCGAGAGCCTCAAGATGGCCGTTATCAAAAACTCGTGGCTGGCCGACCGACTGGGGGGAAAACTGTTCAGCGTGGTCTTCAAGTATGAAGTACCAGTCGGGAAACCAAACAAGGACTGCGGTGCTTTTTCTCCCTGCTGA
- the pank4 gene encoding 4'-phosphopantetheine phosphatase isoform X4, protein MTCLIKGCNFVLRNIPHEAFVYAKHADSEFRFQTTNPDIFPYLLVNIGSGVSIVKVESEDKFERIGGSSIGGGTFWGLGALLTKTKRFDELLQLASKGQHASVDMLVKDIYGGSYGYLGLTGDLIASSFGKSATADKEFSKEDMAKSLLHMISNDIGQLACLYAKLHNLSRVYFGGFFIRGHPVTMHTITYSINFFTKGEVQALFLRHEGYLGAIGAFLKGAEEDNPNQYSWGENYAGSSGLMSVSPDMNPMQRARSGTFPFDMLEMDRLERQLVNLPLLQDPSSYIPDTVDLTEDAPAREYWLYCFEEALDGVVKRAVASQPDMPEAALRAEKFRQKYRHKLQTLRQQPFAYGSLTVRSLLDTREHCLNEFNFPDPYSKIKQRENDIALKYYQKAVKSLDELSWEEKQFALVRGVLAGNVFDWGAKAVSDVLESDPEFGFEEAKRQLEERPWLIDSYDQWLERLKGPPHKCALFFVDNSGVDIILGVMPFVRELLSRGTEVVLASNSGPALNDVTNGELQILTERIAAMDPVIEAGLREDRLLLVQSGSSSPCLDLSRLDKVLAMVVRERQTDLVIIEGMGRAIHTNYYAMLSCESLKMAVIKNSWLADRLGGKLFSVVFKYEVPVGKPNKDCGAFSPC, encoded by the exons ATGACATGCCTCATCAAGGGCTGTAATTTTGTACTGAGGAACATACCACACGAGGCTTTCGTGTACGCCAAGCATGCCGACTCAGAATTCCGCTTTCAGACGACTAATCCAGACATCTTTCCTTACCTGCTGGTAAACATCGGCTCCGGGGTGTCCATAGTTAag GTTGAATCAGAGGACAAATTTGAGAGAATAGGAGGAAGCTCGATAGGTGGAGGGACATTCTGGGGACTTGGAGCCCTTCTCACCAAAACAAAG AGATTTGATGAGCTGCTACAGTTGGCCTCGAAAGGTCAGCATGCAAGTGTTGATATGCTTGTTAAAGATATCTATGGAGGATCATACGGGTATTTGGGCCTGACTGGAGATCTTATAGCGAGCAGTTTTGGGAAGTCTGCTACTGCTGACAAAG AGTTTTCTAAAGAAGACATGGCCAAGAGTTTACTCCATATGATCAGCAATGACATTGGGCAGCTGGCCTGTCTTTATGCCAAGCTTCACAACCTGTCCAGAGTGTATTTTGGAGGATTCTTTATTAGAGGACACCCTGTTACCATGCACACAATCACCTATAGCATAAACTTCTTTACCAAG GGTGAAGTTCAGGCCTTGTTTTTGAGACATGAAGGTTATTTGGGAGCCATTGGAGCCTTTCTTAAAGGAGCAGAGGAAGACA ATCCAAACCAGTATAGTTGGGGTGAGAATTACGCAGGTAGCTCAGGTCTGATGAGCGTTTCTCCTGACATGAATCCTATGCAACGTGCTCGTAGTGGAACG TTTCCT TTTGACATGTTGGAGATGGACCGTCTGGAGAGGCAACTGGTGAATCTGCCTCTGCTGCAAGACCCTTCCTCTTACATCCCTGACACTGTGGACCTCACAGAGGATGCTCCGGCCCGTGAATACTGGCTATACTGCTTCGAAGAGGCCCTAGATGGG GTGGTTAAGAGAGCTGTAGCGAGTCAGCCTGACATGCCGGAGGCAGCCCTGCGTGCTGAGAAGTTCCGTCAGAAATACAGACACAAGCTTCAGACTCTTCGTCAACAGCCATT TGCTTATGGATCCCTCACTGTCAGAAGTCTGTTAGACACGAGGGAACACTGTTTAAACGAGTTCAACTTTCCTGATCCCTACTCTAAG ATTAAACAGAGGGAGAATGACATTGCTCTCAAGTACTATCAAAAGGCAGTGAAGTCCTTGGATGAGCTGAGCTGGGAGGAGAAACAGTTTGCCCTAGTCCGGGGTGTCCTGGCTGGGAATGTCTTCGACTGGGGAGCCAAGGCTGTGTCAGA CGTCCTGGAATCTGACCCCGAGTTTGGGTTTGAGGAGGCTAAACGACAGCTGGAAG AGCGGCCATGGCTCATTGATTCCTATGACCAGTGGCTTGAAAGACTAAAG GGTCCTCCTCATAAGTGTGCCTTGTTTTTCGTAGATAATAGTGGAGTAGACATCATTCTAGGAGTGATGCCTTTTGTAAGAGAGCTTCTCTCTCGAGGAACAGAG GTGGTATTGGCCAGCAACTCTGGTCCAGCTTTGAATGACGTGACGAATGGTGAACTGCAGATACTGACAGAAAGAATTGCTGCTATGGATCCCGTCATTGA gGCTGGTCTGAGAGAagacaggctgctgctggtgcagAGCGGTTCCAGTTCTCCGTGTTTGGATCTGAG CCGCCTGGACAAAGTTTTGGCGATGGTTGTGCGGGAGCGGCAGACCGACCTGGTGATCATCGAGGGAATGGGTCGAGCCATTCACACCAACTACTACGCCATGCTCAGCTGCGAGAGCCTCAAGATGGCCGTTATCAAAAACTCGTGGCTGGCCGACCGACTGGGGGGAAAACTGTTCAGCGTGGTCTTCAAGTATGAAGTACCAGTCGGGAAACCAAACAAGGACTGCGGTGCTTTTTCTCCCTGCTGA